The following are encoded together in the Microtus pennsylvanicus isolate mMicPen1 chromosome 8, mMicPen1.hap1, whole genome shotgun sequence genome:
- the Ntf3 gene encoding neurotrophin-3 isoform X1 yields MWQPPSARIMMRQILQVNKVMSILFYVIFLAYLRGIQGNNMDQRSLPEDSLNSLIIKLIQADILKNKLSKQMVDVKENYQSTLPKAEAPREPEQAESTRSEFQPMIATDTELLRQQRRYNSPRVLLSDSTPLEPPPLYLMEDYVGNPVVANRTSSRRKRYAEHKSHRGEYSVCDSESLWVTDKSSAIDIRGHQVTVLGEIKTGNSPVKQYFYETRCKEARPVKNGCRGIDDKHWNSQCKTSQTYVRALTSENNKLVGWRWIRIDTSCVCALSRKIGRT; encoded by the coding sequence ATCTTACAGGTGAACAAGGTGATGTCCATCTTGTTTTATGTGATATTTCTCGCTTATCTCCGTGGCATCCAAGGTAACAACATGGATCAAAGGAGTTTGCCAGAAGACTCGCTCAATTCCCTCATTATAAAACTGATCCAGGCGGATATTTTGAAAAACAAGCTCTCTAAGCAAATGGTGGATGTTAAGGAAAATTACCAGAGCACCCTGCCCAAAGCGGAAGCCCCCAGAGAACCGGAGCAGGCAGAATCCACCAGGTCGGAATTCCAGCCCATGATCGCAACGGACACAGAACTACTACGGCAACAGAGACGCTACAATTCGCCCCGGGTCCTGCTCAGTGACAGCACCCCTTTGGAGCCCCCTCCCTTGTATCTCATGGAGGATTATGTGGGCAACCCGGTGGTAGCCAACAGAACGTCCTCACGAAGGAAACGGTACGCGGAGCATAAGAGTCACCGAGGGGAGTACTCGGTGTGTGACAGTGAGAGTCTGTGGGTGACCGACAAGTCCTCAGCCATTGACATTCGGGGACACCAGGTCACAGTGCTGGGGGAGATCAAGACCGGCAACTCCCCCGTCaaacaatatttttatgaaaCGAGATGTAAAGAAGCCAGGCCAGTTAAAAACGGTTGCAGGGGAATTGATGACAAACACTGGAACTCTCAGTGCAAAACGTCCCAGACCTATGTCCGAGCACTGAcctcagaaaacaacaaactCGTAGGCTGGCGCTGGATACGAATAGacacttcctgtgtgtgtgccttgtcgAGAAAAATTGGAAGAACATGA
- the Ntf3 gene encoding neurotrophin-3 isoform X2 — MVTSATILQVNKVMSILFYVIFLAYLRGIQGNNMDQRSLPEDSLNSLIIKLIQADILKNKLSKQMVDVKENYQSTLPKAEAPREPEQAESTRSEFQPMIATDTELLRQQRRYNSPRVLLSDSTPLEPPPLYLMEDYVGNPVVANRTSSRRKRYAEHKSHRGEYSVCDSESLWVTDKSSAIDIRGHQVTVLGEIKTGNSPVKQYFYETRCKEARPVKNGCRGIDDKHWNSQCKTSQTYVRALTSENNKLVGWRWIRIDTSCVCALSRKIGRT, encoded by the coding sequence ATCTTACAGGTGAACAAGGTGATGTCCATCTTGTTTTATGTGATATTTCTCGCTTATCTCCGTGGCATCCAAGGTAACAACATGGATCAAAGGAGTTTGCCAGAAGACTCGCTCAATTCCCTCATTATAAAACTGATCCAGGCGGATATTTTGAAAAACAAGCTCTCTAAGCAAATGGTGGATGTTAAGGAAAATTACCAGAGCACCCTGCCCAAAGCGGAAGCCCCCAGAGAACCGGAGCAGGCAGAATCCACCAGGTCGGAATTCCAGCCCATGATCGCAACGGACACAGAACTACTACGGCAACAGAGACGCTACAATTCGCCCCGGGTCCTGCTCAGTGACAGCACCCCTTTGGAGCCCCCTCCCTTGTATCTCATGGAGGATTATGTGGGCAACCCGGTGGTAGCCAACAGAACGTCCTCACGAAGGAAACGGTACGCGGAGCATAAGAGTCACCGAGGGGAGTACTCGGTGTGTGACAGTGAGAGTCTGTGGGTGACCGACAAGTCCTCAGCCATTGACATTCGGGGACACCAGGTCACAGTGCTGGGGGAGATCAAGACCGGCAACTCCCCCGTCaaacaatatttttatgaaaCGAGATGTAAAGAAGCCAGGCCAGTTAAAAACGGTTGCAGGGGAATTGATGACAAACACTGGAACTCTCAGTGCAAAACGTCCCAGACCTATGTCCGAGCACTGAcctcagaaaacaacaaactCGTAGGCTGGCGCTGGATACGAATAGacacttcctgtgtgtgtgccttgtcgAGAAAAATTGGAAGAACATGA